The Microbacterium foliorum genome has a window encoding:
- the poxB gene encoding ubiquinone-dependent pyruvate dehydrogenase, with product MATVATNIVKTLRANGIDRVYGLPGDSLNGFTDALRKDGGIRWVHVRHEESAAFAAAADASLTGDLAVVAGSCGPGNLHLINGLFDANRSRVPVLAIAAHIPTSEIGTGYFQETHPQELFRECSVYVEYVADPSQMPRLLEIAMRAAIEQRGVAVLVIPGDVALSEIADDRAVVIERTHPVVVPRADELERAATLLNASKKTTILAGAGVEGAHDEVVALADRLGAPIVHALRGKEFIEYDNPFDVGMTGLLGFASGYRAMEAADTLLVLGSDFPYEQFYPEHATTIQVDIRGSQLGKRHPLDLGLVGDVGATVSALLPRLAEKSDRGHLDDATAHYRKTRAKLDDLATPTKAGRPIHPQYLARLLDEQAADDAIFTADVGSPTVWAARYLSMTENRRLIGSFTHGSMANALLHGIGAQVSHPDRQVVALAGDGGLAMMLGELLTLTQNRLPVKTIVVNNSSLNFVELEMKAAGFVTYGTDLTNPSFAAIAEAMGIFARRVENSEDLPQAVREVLAHDGPALLDVVTERQELSMPPAIEAEQVKGFALYAIRTVMSGRGDELLDLARANWRQFL from the coding sequence ATGGCAACCGTCGCAACGAACATCGTCAAGACCCTCCGCGCCAACGGGATCGACCGTGTCTACGGCCTTCCGGGTGATTCCCTCAACGGGTTCACCGACGCCCTCCGCAAGGACGGCGGGATCCGATGGGTGCACGTCCGCCACGAGGAGTCCGCGGCATTCGCGGCGGCGGCGGATGCGTCGCTCACCGGCGACCTCGCGGTGGTGGCAGGCTCCTGCGGGCCGGGCAACCTGCACCTGATCAACGGTCTCTTCGACGCCAACCGCTCGCGGGTCCCGGTGCTGGCGATCGCGGCCCACATCCCGACGTCCGAGATCGGCACCGGGTACTTCCAGGAGACGCACCCGCAGGAGCTCTTCCGCGAGTGCAGCGTCTACGTCGAGTACGTCGCCGATCCGTCGCAGATGCCGCGACTGCTCGAGATCGCGATGCGCGCAGCGATCGAGCAGCGAGGGGTCGCGGTGCTGGTGATCCCCGGCGATGTCGCCCTCTCCGAGATCGCCGATGACCGTGCGGTCGTCATCGAGCGCACGCATCCGGTCGTCGTGCCCCGCGCCGACGAGCTCGAGCGAGCGGCGACTCTGCTGAACGCGTCGAAGAAGACCACGATCCTCGCGGGCGCCGGTGTCGAGGGCGCGCACGACGAGGTCGTCGCGTTGGCCGACCGCCTGGGCGCGCCGATCGTGCACGCGCTCCGCGGCAAGGAGTTCATCGAGTACGACAATCCCTTCGATGTCGGGATGACGGGACTGCTCGGTTTCGCCTCCGGCTATCGCGCGATGGAGGCCGCCGACACGCTGCTGGTGCTGGGCAGCGACTTCCCTTACGAGCAGTTCTACCCCGAGCACGCCACGACGATCCAGGTCGACATCCGCGGATCGCAGCTGGGCAAGCGGCATCCGCTCGATCTCGGCCTGGTCGGCGACGTCGGCGCGACCGTCTCGGCGCTGCTGCCTCGACTCGCCGAGAAGAGCGATCGCGGCCATCTCGACGACGCGACGGCGCACTACCGCAAGACCAGGGCGAAGCTCGACGACCTCGCCACGCCGACGAAGGCGGGGCGCCCGATCCACCCGCAGTACCTCGCCCGGCTGCTCGACGAGCAGGCCGCGGATGACGCGATCTTCACGGCCGATGTCGGCTCGCCCACCGTGTGGGCGGCGCGCTACCTGTCGATGACCGAGAACCGTCGACTGATCGGTTCGTTCACGCACGGCTCGATGGCGAACGCGCTGCTGCACGGGATCGGTGCTCAGGTGTCGCACCCCGACCGTCAGGTGGTCGCTCTCGCCGGCGACGGCGGACTGGCGATGATGCTGGGCGAGCTGCTCACCCTCACGCAGAACCGACTTCCGGTGAAGACCATCGTGGTGAACAATTCGTCGCTGAACTTCGTCGAGCTCGAGATGAAGGCGGCCGGGTTCGTGACCTACGGCACCGATCTCACCAACCCGAGCTTCGCGGCGATCGCCGAGGCCATGGGCATCTTCGCCCGTCGCGTCGAGAACAGCGAGGACCTGCCCCAGGCTGTGCGCGAGGTGCTCGCACACGACGGACCCGCACTGCTCGACGTCGTGACCGAGCGACAGGAATTGTCCATGCCGCCGGCGATCGAGGCCGAGCAGGTGAAGGGATTCGCCCTGTATGCCATCCGCACGGTCATGTCCGGCCGGGGCGACGAGCTGCTCGACCTCGCCAGGGCGAACTGGCGGCAGTTCCTCTGA
- a CDS encoding NAD-dependent succinate-semialdehyde dehydrogenase, which translates to MTDYTVINPATGETLASFDTFTDAQIEEAVAAADEAHRDWSRSSTVAERAELLRRAAALHRERREELADVFVREMGKPREAALGEVDFAADIAEYYADQAEAIMADQPIAILGEGSAIVRRSSLGPLVGIMPWNFPAYQIVRFAAPNLIVGNTILLKPAPQCPESSTAIEAIYHDAGFPKGAYQNVLATNDQIADMIADPRVQGVSLTGSERAGAAVAEIAGRNLKKVALELGGSDPFIVLSTDDLDATVQAGVDARLDNNGQACNGAKRFIIVDDLYDSFVEKFTAAMASVTATDPTLDDTVLGPVSSEAAAENLQKQIDQAVEQGATLLTGGTRDGAFFAPTVLADVTPEMNVYREELFGPAAVVYRVADEDAAVALANDTTFGLGSYVFTTDAEQAERVADSIEAGMVYVNLVLADSPELPFGGIKRSGTSRELGHLAADEFVNKKLIRIG; encoded by the coding sequence ATGACCGACTACACCGTCATCAACCCCGCCACCGGAGAGACGCTGGCGTCCTTCGACACGTTCACGGACGCGCAGATCGAGGAGGCGGTCGCCGCCGCCGACGAGGCGCACCGCGACTGGTCCCGGTCCTCGACCGTCGCCGAGCGCGCCGAGCTGCTGCGCCGCGCGGCCGCCCTGCACCGCGAGCGTCGCGAGGAGCTCGCCGACGTCTTCGTGCGCGAGATGGGCAAGCCCCGTGAGGCCGCGCTCGGAGAGGTCGACTTCGCGGCCGACATCGCCGAGTACTACGCCGACCAGGCCGAGGCCATCATGGCCGATCAGCCGATCGCGATCCTCGGCGAGGGTTCGGCGATCGTGCGCCGCTCGTCGCTCGGGCCGCTCGTGGGCATCATGCCGTGGAACTTCCCGGCGTACCAGATCGTGCGCTTCGCGGCGCCGAACCTGATCGTGGGCAACACGATCCTGCTCAAGCCCGCGCCGCAGTGCCCCGAGTCGTCGACCGCCATCGAAGCGATCTATCACGATGCCGGATTCCCGAAGGGGGCGTACCAGAACGTCCTCGCGACGAACGACCAGATCGCCGACATGATCGCCGACCCGCGCGTGCAGGGCGTCTCGCTCACGGGCTCGGAGCGTGCCGGTGCCGCCGTCGCCGAGATCGCCGGACGCAACCTGAAGAAGGTCGCGCTGGAGCTCGGCGGATCCGACCCGTTCATCGTGCTCTCCACCGACGACCTCGACGCCACGGTGCAGGCGGGAGTCGACGCCCGTCTCGACAACAACGGCCAGGCGTGCAACGGCGCCAAGCGGTTCATCATCGTCGACGACCTCTACGACTCGTTCGTCGAGAAGTTCACGGCGGCGATGGCATCGGTCACGGCGACCGACCCCACGCTCGACGACACGGTGCTCGGACCCGTCTCGTCCGAGGCGGCTGCCGAGAACCTGCAGAAGCAGATCGATCAGGCCGTGGAGCAGGGCGCGACGCTGCTGACCGGCGGCACCAGAGACGGCGCGTTCTTCGCGCCGACCGTGCTCGCCGATGTCACGCCCGAGATGAACGTCTATCGCGAGGAGCTCTTCGGCCCCGCGGCAGTCGTGTATCGGGTCGCCGACGAGGACGCGGCGGTCGCCCTGGCGAACGACACGACCTTCGGTCTCGGCTCGTACGTCTTCACGACGGATGCCGAGCAGGCCGAGCGCGTCGCCGACAGCATCGAGGCGGGCATGGTCTACGTGAACCTCGTGCTCGCCGACAGCCCGGAGCTGCCCTTCGGCGGCATCAAGCGCAGCGGCACCTCGCGGGAGCTCGGTCACCTCGCCGCCGACGAGTTCGTCAACAAGAAGCTCATCCGGATCGGCTGA
- a CDS encoding NAD-dependent succinate-semialdehyde dehydrogenase, whose translation MSTQTEQALLDSIPTGLFIGGEWVEGSTGKTFDVQDPATGAVIRTIADATPEDGIRALDAAVAAQDSWAATAPRTRSEILRRAFDLVQEHKEDLALLMTLEMGKPLAEARGEVGYGGEFLRWFSEEAVRISGRYGINPEGTGHMVVSQRPVGPSFFVTPWNFPFAMATRKIAPALAAGCTVVIKPPALTPLTTIFFTSLLEKAGLPKGVVNVVQTSKSSALSAPIIADPRLRKLSFTGSTEVGRKLIAQAAEGVLRVSMELGGNAPFVVFDDADLDKAVDGALAAKFRNIGQACTAANRFIVHQDVADEFARKVTERVNAMKIGRGTEEGVAIGPLIDADAVAKAGELVDDAVDRGATLLAGGKAVEGTGTFYEPTVLTDVVPGSAILREEIFGPVLAIATFETEDDAVRLANDTEYGLVSYVFTENLQRGQRMIDRLETGMMGLNVGVVSNAAAPFGGVKQSGVGREGGLEGIHEYLSTKYTLIPVS comes from the coding sequence ATGAGCACTCAGACAGAGCAGGCGCTGCTCGACAGCATCCCCACCGGCCTCTTCATCGGCGGCGAGTGGGTCGAGGGCAGCACCGGCAAGACCTTCGACGTGCAGGACCCGGCCACCGGTGCGGTCATCCGCACGATCGCCGACGCGACGCCCGAAGACGGCATCCGCGCGCTGGATGCGGCCGTCGCCGCGCAGGACTCGTGGGCGGCCACGGCGCCGCGCACCCGCAGCGAGATCCTGCGCAGGGCATTCGACCTCGTGCAGGAGCACAAGGAGGACCTCGCGCTGCTGATGACCCTCGAGATGGGCAAGCCGCTCGCCGAGGCCCGCGGCGAGGTCGGATACGGCGGCGAGTTCCTCCGGTGGTTCAGTGAGGAGGCGGTGCGCATCAGCGGCCGCTACGGCATCAATCCCGAGGGCACCGGACACATGGTGGTCTCGCAGCGCCCCGTCGGCCCGTCGTTCTTCGTCACGCCGTGGAACTTCCCGTTCGCGATGGCGACGCGCAAGATCGCCCCGGCCCTCGCCGCCGGCTGCACGGTCGTGATCAAGCCCCCGGCACTCACCCCGCTGACCACCATCTTCTTCACCTCGCTGCTCGAGAAGGCGGGACTCCCGAAGGGTGTCGTCAACGTCGTGCAGACCTCGAAGTCCTCGGCGCTGTCGGCCCCGATCATCGCCGACCCGCGGCTGCGCAAGCTCTCGTTCACCGGCTCGACCGAGGTGGGGCGCAAGCTCATCGCCCAGGCCGCCGAGGGTGTGCTGCGCGTGTCGATGGAGCTCGGCGGCAACGCCCCGTTCGTGGTGTTCGACGACGCGGACCTCGACAAGGCCGTCGACGGAGCGCTCGCCGCGAAGTTCCGCAACATCGGTCAGGCCTGCACCGCAGCCAACCGCTTCATCGTGCACCAGGACGTCGCCGACGAGTTCGCGCGCAAGGTCACCGAGCGCGTGAACGCCATGAAGATCGGCCGCGGCACGGAAGAGGGCGTCGCGATCGGACCGCTCATCGACGCGGATGCCGTCGCGAAGGCCGGCGAGCTCGTCGATGACGCGGTCGACCGCGGCGCGACGCTGCTGGCCGGCGGCAAGGCCGTCGAGGGCACCGGCACCTTCTACGAGCCCACCGTGCTCACCGATGTGGTCCCCGGATCCGCGATCCTCCGCGAGGAGATCTTCGGTCCGGTGCTCGCGATCGCGACCTTCGAGACCGAGGACGACGCGGTGCGCCTGGCGAACGACACCGAGTACGGTCTCGTCTCGTACGTGTTCACCGAGAACCTGCAGCGCGGTCAGCGGATGATCGACCGGCTCGAGACCGGCATGATGGGTCTCAACGTGGGTGTGGTCTCGAACGCCGCGGCTCCGTTCGGCGGTGTCAAGCAGTCCGGCGTCGGCCGCGAGGGCGGCCTCGAGGGCATCCACGAGTACCTGTCCACCAAGTACACGCTGATCCCGGTCTCCTGA
- a CDS encoding flavin monoamine oxidase family protein produces MAEITRDVLIVGAGAAGLTAANDLRKAGLSVAVLEARDRVGGRLWTDVIDGAMLELGGQWVSPDQDALKDTIDELGLETYSRYREGDSVYVGPDGQVHRFTGEMFPVSAATEAVIAEITERLDAMVAEIDPDQPWAHPRAAEWDSVTWDAWLRAQTDDDEAVLNLAFATGSAMLTKPTHSFSLLQSLHMAASAGSYSNLVDADFILDQRVVGGLQKVPLLLAERLGDDVLLNQPVRSLEWSDDGVTATTDELTVRARFAILAHAPVLYSRIAFEPPLPRRQHQLHQHLSMGFVIKVHAVYDRPFWREQGLSGTAFSPYELAHEAYDNTNHGDERGTLVGFVSDQNADDLFALSAEERKERILASLSHYYGPEATDPVVYYESDWGTEEWTRGAYAASFDMGGLHRYGADLRTAVGPIHFACSDMAGAGFQHVDGAIRMGHLVASTIVESRRAAGDQAEVG; encoded by the coding sequence ATGGCTGAGATCACCCGCGACGTGCTGATCGTCGGAGCCGGAGCCGCAGGGCTCACGGCGGCGAACGACCTGCGCAAGGCCGGCCTGTCGGTCGCCGTGCTGGAGGCCCGCGATCGCGTGGGCGGCCGTCTGTGGACGGACGTGATCGACGGCGCCATGCTCGAGCTCGGCGGGCAGTGGGTCTCGCCGGATCAGGATGCGCTCAAGGACACGATCGACGAGCTGGGCCTCGAGACCTACAGCCGCTATCGCGAGGGTGACAGCGTCTACGTCGGCCCCGACGGACAGGTGCACCGATTCACCGGCGAGATGTTCCCGGTGTCGGCGGCGACCGAGGCGGTCATCGCCGAGATCACCGAGCGCCTGGACGCGATGGTGGCCGAGATCGACCCCGACCAGCCGTGGGCGCACCCGCGCGCCGCGGAGTGGGACTCGGTCACGTGGGACGCCTGGCTGCGCGCGCAGACCGATGACGACGAGGCCGTGCTGAATCTCGCGTTCGCCACGGGGTCGGCGATGCTCACCAAGCCGACCCACTCGTTCTCGCTGCTGCAGTCGCTGCACATGGCCGCCTCGGCCGGGTCGTACTCGAACCTCGTCGATGCCGACTTCATCCTCGACCAGCGCGTCGTCGGCGGACTGCAGAAGGTGCCGCTGCTGCTCGCCGAGCGTCTGGGCGACGACGTCCTCCTGAACCAGCCGGTGCGCTCGCTCGAGTGGAGCGATGACGGCGTCACGGCGACGACCGACGAGCTCACCGTGCGCGCCCGCTTCGCGATCCTCGCTCACGCTCCCGTGCTCTACAGCCGCATCGCCTTCGAGCCGCCGCTGCCCCGCCGCCAGCACCAGCTGCACCAGCACCTCTCTATGGGCTTCGTGATCAAGGTGCACGCGGTCTACGACCGGCCGTTCTGGCGCGAGCAGGGGCTGAGCGGCACCGCCTTCAGCCCGTACGAGCTCGCGCACGAGGCGTACGACAACACCAATCACGGCGATGAGCGCGGCACCCTGGTCGGCTTCGTCAGCGATCAGAACGCCGACGACCTCTTCGCGCTGTCGGCCGAGGAGCGCAAGGAGCGGATCCTCGCCTCGCTGTCGCACTACTACGGCCCCGAGGCCACGGATCCGGTCGTCTACTACGAGAGCGACTGGGGCACCGAGGAGTGGACGCGCGGTGCCTACGCCGCCAGCTTCGACATGGGCGGGCTGCACCGCTACGGAGCGGACCTGCGCACCGCCGTCGGGCCGATCCACTTCGCCTGCAGCGACATGGCGGGCGCCGGATTCCAGCACGTCGACGGCGCCATCCGCATGGGGCACCTCGTCGCGTCGACCATCGTCGAGTCCCGCCGGGCAGCCGGCGACCAGGCTGAGGTCGGCTGA
- a CDS encoding amino acid permease: MSADSESQWDRPVSPETSAGFAGANPRTKKLRSRHVTMITLGGIIGASLFVGSGNVIRTVGPAAVVSYLIGGLLVFLAMRMLGEMAASRPAIGSFMEYARVGLGNWAAYLVGWLYWYFWVGVLAYEAVLGGETMAGWFPVVPSWAWSLILIAIFVGTNVISVRTFGEVEFWLASIKVLAIVVFLGAGLLFAFGLWPDSEISVSNLWEHGGFAPNGFGVAFTGVALVIFSYFGTEIAVMASAESEDPAKGIRQATSTIIWRILLFFVGSVLIIVTVVPWDELPVPTDVANAPFTYALEQFGIPGASIIMQLVIFTAVISVLNSGLYSASRMFSALAEQGFAPRIVAKKSKSGVPVMALLASTIGGLIATLVNFFTPGSGIFDFIMNSAGLVALFVYVFIALTQWRLRQRMTPEEVENLSLKMWLHPWLNFLLIACIAAVVVVMLTTEGGRTQVWTSLIATGVLVLFWPLVRRNLKKRADAPSTTTPGSDVVAT, from the coding sequence ATGTCGGCGGACTCGGAATCGCAGTGGGACCGGCCCGTCTCTCCCGAGACGTCGGCCGGTTTCGCCGGCGCGAACCCGCGCACGAAGAAGCTGCGGTCCCGCCACGTCACGATGATCACCCTCGGGGGGATCATCGGCGCGAGCCTCTTCGTCGGATCCGGCAACGTCATCCGCACCGTCGGCCCGGCCGCCGTGGTGTCGTACCTCATCGGCGGACTGCTCGTGTTCCTCGCGATGCGCATGCTGGGGGAGATGGCGGCATCGCGCCCGGCCATCGGCTCCTTCATGGAGTACGCCAGAGTCGGGCTCGGCAACTGGGCCGCCTACCTGGTGGGCTGGCTCTACTGGTACTTCTGGGTCGGAGTGCTCGCCTACGAGGCGGTGCTCGGCGGCGAGACCATGGCCGGCTGGTTCCCCGTCGTCCCGTCGTGGGCCTGGTCGCTGATCCTGATCGCGATCTTCGTCGGCACCAACGTCATCTCGGTCCGCACCTTCGGCGAGGTCGAGTTCTGGCTCGCCAGCATCAAGGTGCTCGCCATCGTCGTGTTCCTCGGCGCCGGTCTGCTGTTCGCCTTCGGTCTCTGGCCCGACTCCGAGATCTCGGTCTCGAACCTGTGGGAGCACGGGGGCTTCGCCCCGAACGGCTTCGGGGTCGCGTTCACCGGCGTCGCGCTGGTGATCTTCTCGTACTTCGGCACCGAGATCGCGGTGATGGCATCCGCCGAGTCCGAAGACCCCGCGAAGGGGATCCGCCAGGCGACGAGCACGATCATCTGGCGCATCCTGCTCTTCTTCGTCGGATCGGTGCTCATCATCGTCACCGTGGTGCCCTGGGACGAGCTCCCCGTGCCGACCGACGTCGCCAACGCGCCGTTCACGTACGCGCTCGAGCAGTTCGGCATCCCCGGTGCGAGCATCATCATGCAGCTCGTCATCTTCACCGCGGTGATCTCGGTGCTGAACTCGGGTCTCTACTCGGCATCCCGCATGTTCTCGGCGCTCGCCGAGCAGGGATTCGCGCCGCGCATCGTGGCGAAGAAGTCGAAGAGCGGAGTGCCGGTCATGGCCCTTCTCGCCTCGACGATCGGCGGGCTGATCGCCACGCTGGTGAACTTCTTCACGCCGGGGTCGGGGATCTTCGACTTCATCATGAACTCCGCAGGTCTCGTCGCGCTGTTCGTCTACGTCTTCATCGCGCTGACGCAGTGGCGCCTGCGGCAGCGGATGACGCCCGAGGAGGTCGAGAACCTCTCGCTCAAGATGTGGCTGCACCCGTGGCTGAACTTCCTGCTGATCGCGTGCATCGCCGCGGTGGTCGTCGTGATGCTCACGACCGAGGGTGGGCGCACGCAGGTGTGGACGAGCCTGATCGCCACGGGCGTCCTCGTTCTCTTCTGGCCGCTCGTGCGCCGGAATCTGAAGAAGCGCGCCGACGCGCCGTCCACCACGACTCCGGGAAGCGACGTCGTCGCGACCTGA
- the gabT gene encoding 4-aminobutyrate--2-oxoglutarate transaminase: protein MALLDTAAVAVPLGGPDLPQERRLVTDLPGPRSAEILARKADAVAAGVGHTVPVAAVAAGGGVVVDADGNSLIDLGSGIAVTTVGNAHPKVAAAVAAQAAQFTHTCFMISPYESYIGVAEALNRLTPGDFAKKSALFNSGAEAVENAIKIARKHTGRQAVVAFDHGYHGRTNLTMALTAKSMPYKSGFGPFAPEVYRAPMSYPFRDGLEGGEAASRVILQLEKQIGADNLAAVIIEPIQGEGGFIVPADGFLPAIASWCRANGVVFIADEVQTGFARTGHMFASEIFGIEPDLITTAKGIAGGMPLAAVTGRAEIMDASHAGGLGGTYGGNPIACAAALAAIDVFENDGVIERAREIGEILTRRLGELQEEDARIGDIRGHGAMIAAEFVDPETKAPDAALTAAVAKACVAQGVIVLTCGTYGNVIRFLPPLAIGDDLLNEGLDVVAAALAKA, encoded by the coding sequence ATGGCACTCCTCGACACCGCAGCAGTTGCAGTTCCCCTCGGCGGGCCCGACCTCCCGCAGGAGCGTCGACTCGTGACCGACCTCCCCGGCCCGCGGTCGGCCGAGATCCTCGCCCGCAAGGCCGACGCGGTCGCTGCCGGTGTCGGCCACACGGTTCCCGTCGCGGCCGTCGCCGCCGGCGGAGGCGTGGTCGTCGACGCAGACGGCAACTCGCTCATCGACCTCGGCTCGGGCATCGCCGTGACCACGGTCGGAAACGCGCACCCCAAGGTCGCCGCCGCCGTCGCCGCGCAGGCCGCGCAGTTCACGCACACCTGCTTCATGATCTCGCCGTACGAGTCGTACATCGGCGTCGCCGAGGCACTCAATCGCCTCACTCCCGGCGACTTCGCCAAGAAGAGCGCCCTGTTCAACTCCGGCGCGGAAGCCGTCGAGAACGCGATCAAGATCGCCCGCAAGCACACCGGTCGCCAGGCGGTCGTCGCCTTCGACCACGGCTACCACGGCCGCACCAACCTCACGATGGCCCTGACCGCGAAGTCGATGCCGTACAAGAGCGGTTTCGGGCCGTTCGCCCCAGAGGTCTACCGCGCGCCGATGTCGTACCCGTTCCGCGACGGCCTCGAGGGCGGCGAGGCCGCCTCGCGCGTCATCCTGCAGCTCGAGAAGCAGATCGGCGCCGACAACCTGGCGGCCGTGATCATCGAGCCCATCCAGGGCGAAGGCGGATTCATCGTCCCCGCCGACGGTTTCCTGCCGGCGATCGCGTCGTGGTGTCGCGCCAACGGCGTCGTCTTCATCGCCGACGAGGTGCAGACCGGCTTCGCACGCACCGGCCACATGTTCGCGAGCGAGATCTTCGGCATCGAGCCCGACCTCATCACCACCGCCAAGGGCATCGCCGGCGGCATGCCTCTCGCCGCGGTCACCGGCCGCGCCGAGATCATGGACGCCTCGCACGCGGGCGGCCTCGGCGGCACCTACGGCGGCAACCCGATCGCCTGCGCCGCGGCGCTCGCCGCGATCGACGTCTTCGAGAACGACGGCGTGATCGAGCGGGCACGCGAGATCGGCGAGATCCTCACGCGCCGCCTCGGCGAGCTGCAGGAGGAGGATGCCCGCATCGGCGACATCCGCGGACACGGTGCGATGATCGCCGCCGAGTTCGTGGACCCCGAGACGAAGGCCCCCGACGCCGCCCTCACCGCGGCCGTCGCCAAGGCCTGCGTCGCCCAGGGCGTCATCGTCCTCACCTGCGGCACCTACGGCAACGTCATCCGCTTCCTCCCTCCGCTCGCCATCGGCGACGACCTGCTGAACGAGGGCCTCGACGTGGTGGCCGCCGCACTCGCCAAGGCCTGA
- a CDS encoding PucR family transcriptional regulator: MDATEQPTLRALLARTDLGLRLVPREDTLPAGALDRPLRWVHSSDLADPTPFLAEDLALLTTGTQFDADADLDVYVGRLADRGVLGLGFGSDVHRAGVPDELVVECARRGIPLFEVPYRTPFIAVARAHSEAIAAQAYARRSWALDTQRALALAALRPRGLDATVAELGRRLGVWVGMYDASGALQLSHPPAALPPETLAPLGVRATEVLARGLETGQSLTIDERTFTLFTVGRGGHLRGVIALAVDALDAEARTVVTSVIAMAGLALEQSDQLARSRRRLHSQLLGSLLGDDPALARRVLGSMPAAPVIVAVAADGPAGPLTDWWERRRSEHGTASFVAESADGVVLCLSAADAPLLDEVATRFGVRIGASGSEPYDAFSRAHAQALAALRQQQDPGVFAYADTVGSSILSALATDEARLVAESRLAPLRDHDLQTGGALETSVRVWLEHDAKSEAASAALGVHRHTLRSRIAQAGTLLGFDLSSFPARAELWALLQTARD; this comes from the coding sequence GTGGATGCCACCGAGCAGCCGACGCTGCGCGCTCTTCTCGCTCGCACCGACCTGGGCCTGCGTCTCGTCCCGCGGGAAGACACGCTGCCGGCCGGAGCGCTGGACCGCCCCCTGCGCTGGGTGCACAGTTCCGACCTCGCCGATCCGACGCCGTTCCTCGCCGAGGATCTGGCACTGCTGACCACCGGCACGCAGTTCGATGCCGACGCCGACCTCGACGTGTACGTCGGTCGGCTCGCCGATCGCGGCGTGCTCGGGCTGGGCTTCGGTTCCGACGTGCACCGTGCGGGTGTGCCCGACGAACTCGTCGTGGAATGCGCGCGGCGGGGCATCCCCCTGTTCGAGGTGCCGTACCGCACGCCGTTCATCGCCGTCGCCCGCGCACACTCCGAGGCGATCGCTGCCCAGGCGTACGCCCGCAGATCCTGGGCGCTCGACACGCAGCGTGCGCTGGCCCTGGCGGCCCTCCGACCCCGGGGCCTGGACGCGACGGTGGCAGAGCTCGGTCGCCGGCTCGGCGTCTGGGTCGGGATGTACGACGCCTCCGGCGCACTGCAGCTCTCGCATCCGCCCGCCGCGCTGCCGCCCGAGACGCTCGCCCCGCTGGGCGTGCGGGCCACCGAGGTGCTCGCCCGCGGGCTGGAGACGGGGCAGTCGCTCACGATCGACGAGCGCACGTTCACGCTCTTCACGGTCGGACGCGGCGGGCATCTGCGGGGCGTCATCGCCCTCGCCGTCGATGCTCTCGACGCCGAGGCACGTACTGTCGTCACCTCGGTGATCGCGATGGCGGGCCTCGCACTCGAGCAGAGCGATCAGCTGGCCCGCAGCCGCCGCCGGCTGCACTCACAGCTGCTGGGCTCGCTGCTCGGCGACGACCCCGCACTCGCCCGCCGGGTGCTCGGCAGCATGCCCGCGGCGCCGGTGATCGTCGCCGTCGCCGCAGACGGACCTGCCGGCCCTCTGACGGACTGGTGGGAGCGACGCCGCAGCGAGCACGGAACGGCGAGCTTCGTCGCCGAGTCGGCCGATGGCGTCGTGCTCTGCCTCTCCGCCGCGGACGCGCCGCTGCTCGACGAGGTGGCCACGCGCTTCGGCGTGCGCATCGGAGCATCGGGCTCGGAGCCGTACGACGCCTTCTCCCGCGCACACGCCCAGGCCCTCGCCGCGCTGCGCCAGCAGCAGGATCCGGGAGTCTTCGCCTACGCGGACACGGTGGGGTCGAGCATCCTCAGCGCGCTCGCGACCGACGAGGCACGTCTGGTGGCCGAGTCCCGCCTCGCGCCGCTGCGCGACCACGACCTTCAGACCGGCGGCGCACTGGAGACCTCGGTGCGCGTCTGGCTGGAGCACGATGCGAAGAGCGAGGCCGCGTCCGCGGCGCTCGGCGTGCACCGGCACACCCTGCGCTCGCGCATCGCCCAGGCAGGCACGCTGCTGGGCTTCGACCTGTCGTCGTTCCCCGCACGCGCCGAGCTGTGGGCCCTTCTGCAGACCGCCAGGGACTGA